A stretch of Peteryoungia algae DNA encodes these proteins:
- the mfd gene encoding transcription-repair coupling factor has translation MSLIDVKRIVAAQSALTLSHVPDGMDAFILAELAREGKPVAYVVSDGQRLQNLEQTLSFAAPDIPVLSLPAWDCLPYDRVSPSADVSARRLSALSGLIALSHKSHPAIILVTVNAMLQKLAPAETIESLGFSARPGNQLRMDDIAARLERNGFDRVATVREVGEFAVRGGILDVFVPGSEEPVRLDFFGDTLESIRSFDPANQRTIGQVRSLDLNPMSEVTLTPETISRFRKNYLSLFGAATRDDALYAAVSEGRRYAGMEHWLPLFHDRLESVFDYIKGFRLVTDHTVREAAEERAKLIRDYYEARLNSATPGKGHLAQGTPYKPVPPERLYLGSAEFGASLDAFDPIRITPFAEHGGESRIVMEVKARPTPRWAKSANEASEEGNRANVFGQAVTYIADKRAAGARVIVSGWSEGSLDRLLQVLNEHGLERLVPVAALKDVAKLKKGEAGTAVLSLEGGFETTDLVIIGEQDILGDRMVRRSKRRKRAADFISEVAGIDEGSVVVHAEHGIGRFVGLRTIEAAGAPHACLELRYADDAKLFLPVENIDLLSRYGGEATEVQLDKLGGGAWQMRKAKLKKRLLDMAGALIRIAAERMTRTAPVLTTQEGLYDEFAARFPYDETEDQETAIESVRSDLGAGRPMDRLVCGDVGFGKTEVALRAAFIAAMNGIQVAVVVPTTLLARQHFKTFSERFRGLPIRIQQASRLVGTKELNLVKKEVADGKTDIVVGTHALLGTGVNFANLGLLIIDEEQHFGVKHKERLKELKSDVHVLTLSATPIPRTLQLAMTGVRELSLITTPPVDRMAVRTFISPFDPLVIRETLMREHYRGGQSFYVCPRLSDLADVKSFLDENVPELKVAIAHGQMAAGELEDIMNAFYDGRYDVLLSTTIVESGLDVPTANTLIVHRADMFGLAQLYQIRGRVGRSKVRAFALLTLPVNKVLTTGAERRLKVLQSLDTLGAGFQLASHDLDIRGAGNLLGEEQSGHIKEVGFELYQQMLEEAVAEVKGVDEIHDTGWSPQIQVGTSVMIPDDYVPDLHLRLGLYRRLGEITELNEIDAFGAEMIDRFGPMPVEVQHLLKVVYIKALCRKANVEKLEAGPKGVVVQFRGKQFPNPAALVGYIAKQGTMAKIRPDHSVFLTRDLPTPEKRLSGAAVVMTQLAELAKAG, from the coding sequence ATGTCTCTGATCGATGTGAAGCGGATTGTCGCTGCGCAATCCGCCCTGACGCTCTCCCATGTGCCCGACGGCATGGATGCCTTCATCCTGGCTGAACTCGCGCGCGAGGGAAAGCCCGTGGCCTATGTCGTCTCCGACGGCCAGCGGCTGCAAAACCTCGAACAGACGCTGAGCTTCGCAGCCCCCGACATCCCGGTTCTGAGCCTGCCGGCCTGGGACTGCCTGCCATACGACCGTGTCTCACCCTCGGCAGACGTCTCGGCGCGCCGCCTCTCGGCCCTGTCGGGCCTGATTGCGCTCAGCCACAAGTCCCATCCGGCGATCATTCTGGTGACCGTCAATGCGATGCTGCAGAAGCTGGCACCGGCTGAGACCATCGAAAGCCTGGGCTTTTCGGCCCGTCCCGGCAACCAGCTGCGCATGGACGACATCGCCGCCCGCCTGGAGCGCAACGGCTTCGACCGCGTCGCGACCGTGCGCGAAGTCGGCGAATTCGCCGTGCGTGGTGGTATCCTCGACGTCTTCGTGCCTGGCTCGGAAGAGCCAGTACGCCTCGACTTCTTCGGCGATACGCTCGAAAGCATCCGTTCCTTCGATCCGGCGAACCAGCGTACCATCGGTCAGGTCCGCTCCCTCGACCTGAACCCGATGAGCGAAGTCACGCTGACGCCCGAGACGATCAGCCGGTTCCGCAAGAACTATCTGTCGCTGTTCGGCGCGGCGACCCGCGACGACGCGCTTTATGCCGCCGTCTCCGAAGGCCGTCGCTATGCCGGCATGGAGCATTGGTTGCCGCTCTTCCACGACAGGCTGGAAAGCGTCTTCGACTATATCAAAGGCTTCCGTCTGGTCACCGACCATACGGTACGTGAGGCAGCCGAAGAACGCGCCAAGCTGATCCGTGACTATTACGAAGCGCGTCTGAATTCGGCGACCCCCGGCAAGGGCCATCTCGCTCAGGGCACGCCCTACAAGCCGGTGCCGCCGGAGCGCCTCTATCTCGGATCGGCTGAATTCGGCGCCAGTCTCGACGCCTTCGACCCGATTCGCATCACCCCCTTTGCCGAACACGGCGGCGAGAGCCGTATCGTCATGGAGGTGAAGGCCCGTCCGACCCCGCGTTGGGCAAAGTCCGCCAATGAGGCGAGCGAAGAAGGCAACCGAGCCAACGTCTTCGGCCAGGCCGTTACCTATATCGCCGACAAGCGCGCGGCCGGCGCCAGGGTCATCGTGTCAGGTTGGTCTGAAGGATCGCTCGATCGCCTGCTGCAGGTGCTGAACGAACATGGCCTGGAAAGGCTCGTGCCCGTCGCGGCCCTCAAGGATGTCGCCAAGCTTAAGAAGGGCGAGGCGGGGACCGCAGTCCTGAGCCTCGAAGGTGGTTTCGAGACGACCGATCTCGTCATCATCGGCGAGCAGGACATTCTCGGCGATCGCATGGTCCGCCGCTCCAAGCGCCGCAAGCGCGCTGCCGATTTCATCTCGGAAGTGGCCGGCATCGACGAGGGCTCTGTTGTCGTGCATGCCGAACACGGCATCGGCCGCTTCGTCGGCCTGCGCACGATCGAAGCAGCCGGCGCCCCGCATGCCTGCCTTGAACTACGCTACGCCGACGACGCCAAGCTCTTCCTGCCCGTCGAAAACATCGACCTCCTCTCGCGTTACGGCGGCGAGGCGACGGAAGTGCAGCTCGACAAGCTCGGTGGTGGCGCCTGGCAGATGCGCAAGGCAAAGCTCAAGAAGCGCCTGCTCGACATGGCCGGTGCGCTGATCCGTATCGCTGCCGAGCGCATGACCCGAACTGCGCCAGTGCTGACCACCCAGGAAGGCCTCTACGACGAATTTGCCGCCCGTTTCCCCTATGACGAGACGGAAGACCAGGAAACCGCGATTGAATCCGTCCGCTCCGACCTCGGCGCCGGGCGCCCGATGGACCGCCTGGTCTGCGGCGACGTCGGCTTCGGCAAGACGGAAGTGGCGCTTCGCGCTGCCTTCATCGCCGCCATGAACGGCATCCAGGTGGCCGTGGTCGTGCCGACAACGCTGCTGGCCCGCCAGCACTTCAAGACCTTCTCCGAACGTTTCCGTGGCCTGCCGATCCGCATCCAGCAGGCCTCGCGCCTCGTCGGCACAAAGGAACTGAATCTCGTCAAGAAGGAAGTAGCCGACGGCAAGACCGACATCGTCGTCGGCACGCATGCGCTGCTCGGCACCGGCGTCAACTTCGCCAATCTCGGCCTCCTCATCATCGACGAGGAGCAGCATTTCGGCGTCAAGCACAAGGAACGGCTGAAGGAGCTGAAGTCGGACGTGCACGTCCTGACCCTGTCCGCTACCCCGATCCCGCGCACCCTGCAGCTTGCCATGACCGGCGTGCGCGAACTGTCGCTCATTACCACGCCGCCGGTCGACCGCATGGCGGTCCGCACCTTCATCTCGCCATTCGATCCGCTCGTGATCCGCGAAACCCTGATGCGCGAGCATTATCGCGGCGGCCAGAGCTTCTATGTCTGTCCGCGCCTCTCCGATCTCGCGGACGTCAAGAGCTTTCTCGATGAGAATGTGCCGGAGCTGAAGGTCGCCATCGCCCATGGCCAGATGGCAGCAGGCGAACTCGAAGACATCATGAACGCCTTCTACGATGGCCGCTACGACGTGCTGCTGTCGACGACCATCGTCGAATCCGGCCTCGATGTGCCCACGGCCAATACGCTGATCGTGCACCGCGCCGACATGTTCGGTCTCGCCCAGCTTTACCAGATCCGTGGCCGCGTCGGCCGCTCCAAGGTGCGCGCCTTCGCGCTGCTCACGCTCCCGGTCAACAAGGTTCTCACCACGGGCGCCGAACGTCGCCTGAAGGTCCTGCAGTCGCTCGACACGCTCGGCGCCGGCTTCCAGCTTGCAAGCCACGACCTCGATATCCGCGGCGCGGGCAATCTCTTGGGCGAGGAACAGTCCGGCCATATCAAGGAAGTCGGTTTCGAGCTCTACCAGCAGATGCTGGAAGAGGCCGTCGCCGAGGTGAAGGGCGTCGACGAGATCCACGACACCGGCTGGTCTCCGCAGATCCAGGTCGGCACGTCAGTCATGATCCCGGACGACTATGTGCCGGATCTGCACCTGCGGCTCGGCCTCTATCGTCGCCTCGGCGAGATCACCGAACTGAACGAAATCGACGCCTTCGGCGCCGAAATGATCGACCGTTTCGGCCCGATGCCGGTCGAGGTCCAGCACCTGTTGAAGGTCGTCTATATCAAGGCGCTTTGCCGCAAGGCCAATGTCGAGAAGCTGGAAGCAGGCCCCAAGGGCGTGGTCGTCCAGTTCCGTGGCAAGCAATTCCCCAATCCGGCAGCGCTGGTCGGCTACATCGCCAAGCAGGGCACGATGGCGAAGATCAGGCCCGACCACTCGGTATTCCTCACCCGTGACCTGCCGACGCCGGAAAAGCGGCTGTCCGGCGCAGCGGTAGTGATGACGCAGCTGGCGGAACTGGCGAAGGCGGGTTGA
- a CDS encoding FAD assembly factor SdhE → MTGLVKSSADLDPRRRRILFRCWHRGIREMDLMLGQFCEAHIAELSDADLDELERIMAEEDNDLVRYITGADPVPAHLQTPLFERIAALRPDFSPVTGEETAAK, encoded by the coding sequence ATGACTGGACTGGTGAAAAGCAGTGCCGACCTCGATCCGCGCCGTCGGCGCATCCTGTTCCGCTGCTGGCATCGCGGCATCCGGGAAATGGACCTGATGCTTGGCCAGTTCTGCGAGGCCCATATCGCGGAGCTTTCCGATGCGGATCTCGACGAGCTTGAGCGCATCATGGCAGAGGAGGACAACGACCTTGTCCGCTACATCACCGGCGCTGATCCAGTTCCCGCCCATCTCCAGACGCCCCTGTTCGAACGCATTGCCGCCCTCCGGCCGGATTTCTCACCGGTCACGGGCGAAGAAACCGCTGCAAAGTAA
- a CDS encoding DUF502 domain-containing protein gives MSEGSDKISMATRLRNNFLTGLIICAPMAITVYLTWTFIRWADSWVKPYLPDRYNPEAYLKFAVPGTGLLIAILFITLVGFLGRNLIGRSIVAYSENILNRMPLVRTVYKSTKQIFETVLKEQGNSFKKVGLIEFPRAGTWALVFVSTDAKGEIAARLNQDGEEMVAVFLAPTPVPTAGFLMFVPRSKLMLLDMSPEEGVKLLISAGLVTPDYKPTASDVMAAFQDLDAENPVEPPKRAGRS, from the coding sequence ATGAGCGAAGGTTCTGACAAGATTTCGATGGCGACGCGGCTCAGGAACAACTTCCTGACCGGCCTGATCATCTGCGCGCCCATGGCGATCACCGTCTATCTGACCTGGACCTTCATCCGCTGGGCCGACAGCTGGGTGAAGCCCTACCTTCCGGACCGCTACAATCCGGAGGCCTATCTGAAGTTTGCCGTTCCCGGCACAGGTCTGCTGATCGCCATCCTCTTCATCACGCTCGTCGGTTTTCTGGGCCGAAACCTGATCGGCCGTTCGATCGTCGCCTATAGCGAGAACATCCTCAACCGGATGCCTTTGGTGCGTACCGTCTACAAGAGCACCAAGCAGATCTTCGAGACCGTGCTGAAGGAACAGGGCAATTCCTTCAAGAAGGTCGGCCTGATCGAATTTCCGCGCGCCGGGACCTGGGCGCTGGTTTTCGTCTCGACAGACGCCAAGGGCGAGATTGCCGCCAGGCTCAACCAGGACGGCGAGGAAATGGTCGCCGTCTTCCTCGCGCCGACGCCAGTCCCGACCGCCGGCTTCCTGATGTTCGTGCCGCGCAGCAAGCTGATGTTGCTCGACATGAGCCCGGAGGAGGGGGTGAAGCTGTTGATCTCGGCTGGACTGGTGACGCCGGACTACAAGCCCACGGCATCCGATGTCATGGCTGCGTTCCAGGATCTTGACGCGGAAAATCCGGTCGAGCCGCCCAAGCGCGCCGGCCGCTCCTGA
- a CDS encoding extracellular solute-binding protein: MTLRRLLFSLCLLPLATAAQAEPVHGIAMHGEPALSSDYTHFPYVKPDVKKGGKVNYGVVGTFDALNPFVLKGMRTTARGVWDPEFGNLLYEPLMTRSADEPFTLYGLLAESVEWDADRSYVQFNINPQSRWHDGKPVTPDDVIFTFELLRDKGRPPFNGRLTAVDKMEKVGEHGVKFTFNEKANRETPLIFASATPILPKHAIDPATFDQGGLAIPVGSGPYKIKELKPGEKVTWARDPDYWGKDLPSKVGFDNYDEITVTYFLQEATLFEAFKKGDIDIYPDGDANHWQRAYDFPAAQNGDVVKEAFKPGLPAGMLGFVFNTRRPAFADVKVREAINTAFDFEWLNKTLYGGVFTRTQSYWQNSTLGAYGNAADDRELALLGATKDALPPEILAGTYTQSATDGSGGDRKALGKAVKLFGEAGYKIQGGKMLDASGNQLAFEVMTQNEGQEKMALAFQRTLKLIGVDMAIRTVDDAQYQARSNSFDYDMIIKAYTSSLSPGAEQVNRWGSVSRDAQGSFNYAGVADPDIDRMMEALLQARDPADFQAAVRAYDRLLVAGHYVVPLYHIGEQWVARWKHIGRPEAAPLYGYQRPTWFDARAQ; the protein is encoded by the coding sequence ATGACCTTGCGCCGTCTCTTATTCAGCCTTTGCCTGCTGCCACTTGCGACCGCCGCCCAAGCGGAGCCCGTGCATGGGATCGCGATGCATGGCGAACCAGCCCTCTCCTCCGACTACACACACTTTCCCTATGTAAAGCCGGATGTGAAAAAGGGCGGCAAGGTGAACTACGGCGTTGTCGGCACTTTCGACGCCCTGAACCCCTTCGTCCTCAAGGGGATGCGGACCACGGCACGCGGCGTCTGGGATCCCGAATTCGGCAATCTGCTCTACGAACCGCTGATGACGCGTTCGGCCGACGAGCCCTTCACCCTCTACGGCTTGCTTGCCGAGAGCGTGGAGTGGGATGCGGACCGCAGCTACGTGCAGTTCAACATCAATCCGCAGTCCAGGTGGCATGACGGCAAGCCGGTCACCCCGGATGATGTGATCTTCACCTTCGAACTCTTGCGCGACAAGGGGCGCCCGCCTTTCAATGGGCGACTGACTGCGGTCGACAAGATGGAGAAAGTCGGCGAGCACGGGGTGAAATTCACCTTCAACGAAAAGGCGAACCGCGAGACCCCTCTCATCTTCGCTTCTGCCACGCCTATCCTCCCCAAGCATGCGATCGATCCTGCCACTTTCGATCAGGGCGGGCTTGCCATCCCCGTCGGTTCGGGTCCTTACAAAATTAAGGAACTGAAGCCCGGCGAGAAGGTCACCTGGGCGCGCGACCCCGATTACTGGGGCAAGGACCTGCCATCGAAGGTCGGCTTCGACAATTACGACGAGATCACGGTCACCTATTTCCTCCAGGAAGCCACTCTGTTCGAGGCCTTCAAGAAGGGTGATATCGACATCTACCCCGATGGTGACGCCAATCACTGGCAGCGGGCCTATGACTTCCCGGCAGCGCAAAATGGCGATGTGGTCAAGGAAGCGTTCAAGCCGGGCCTGCCGGCAGGCATGCTGGGCTTCGTCTTCAACACACGCCGGCCGGCTTTCGCCGATGTGAAGGTGCGCGAGGCGATCAATACGGCGTTCGACTTCGAATGGCTGAACAAGACGCTTTATGGCGGCGTCTTCACCCGCACCCAGAGCTACTGGCAAAACTCGACGCTCGGCGCCTATGGCAATGCCGCCGACGACAGGGAACTGGCTCTGCTGGGCGCGACCAAGGACGCCCTGCCGCCTGAAATCCTTGCGGGGACCTATACCCAGTCGGCGACCGACGGTTCGGGCGGCGACCGCAAGGCACTTGGCAAGGCGGTAAAGCTGTTTGGCGAGGCGGGCTACAAGATCCAGGGTGGCAAGATGCTGGATGCCAGCGGCAACCAGCTTGCCTTTGAAGTGATGACGCAGAACGAGGGCCAGGAGAAGATGGCGCTGGCCTTCCAGCGCACGCTGAAGCTGATCGGCGTCGACATGGCGATCCGCACCGTCGACGACGCCCAGTATCAGGCGCGCTCCAACAGCTTCGACTACGACATGATCATCAAGGCCTATACCTCTTCGCTGTCGCCGGGCGCAGAGCAGGTCAACCGCTGGGGTTCGGTGTCCAGGGATGCGCAGGGCAGCTTCAACTATGCCGGCGTTGCGGATCCCGATATCGACCGGATGATGGAAGCTCTGCTGCAGGCCCGCGACCCCGCCGACTTCCAGGCTGCCGTGCGCGCCTATGACCGGCTGCTCGTTGCCGGACATTACGTCGTGCCGCTCTATCATATCGGTGAGCAGTGGGTGGCCCGCTGGAAGCATATCGGGCGACCGGAGGCGGCTCCTCTCTACGGCTATCAGCGCCCGACCTGGTTCGACGCGCGCGCCCAGTAA
- a CDS encoding DMT family transporter, which yields MSADTTFKGVLFAFICFAAYSFSDGAVKLVEGRVPAFEAGFIGSLFGFVAIPFLMKRGDRYTDLVRSTNWPLWGLRFVCSAVGTVGSIIAFTQLSMAEAFCLIFLLPSFATIMSVIFLKEEVGMKRWAAVLIGFLGVLVVLRPGFRELQVGHLAALVSGFAGAVTIIIFRAMGPQEKNISLYGAGLLGSVIICAVFSLPDFQAPGGHDLILLAAFGLLAAIGNIFMMLASFYAPAPIVGPIQYSQMLWAILLGYLVFGDKVDWPMGLGIVLIVGSGLLTLIRERKRDTPLPPPVAGKSDAALAIKPDQGET from the coding sequence TTGTCCGCCGACACCACCTTCAAGGGCGTCCTTTTCGCCTTTATCTGCTTTGCCGCCTATTCCTTCAGCGATGGTGCCGTGAAACTGGTTGAGGGGCGCGTGCCGGCCTTCGAGGCCGGTTTCATCGGCAGCCTGTTCGGCTTCGTCGCCATCCCCTTCCTGATGAAGCGAGGCGACCGCTATACGGATCTGGTGCGCAGCACGAACTGGCCGCTCTGGGGCCTGCGCTTCGTCTGCTCTGCGGTCGGAACGGTCGGCAGCATCATTGCCTTTACCCAGCTTTCGATGGCCGAGGCCTTCTGCCTGATCTTCCTGCTGCCGAGCTTTGCGACGATCATGTCGGTGATCTTCCTCAAGGAAGAGGTGGGCATGAAACGCTGGGCAGCCGTCCTGATCGGCTTCCTTGGCGTGCTCGTGGTCTTGAGACCGGGCTTCCGTGAGTTGCAGGTGGGACATCTGGCAGCGCTGGTCTCGGGCTTTGCCGGCGCCGTCACGATCATCATCTTCCGGGCCATGGGACCGCAGGAGAAGAACATCTCGCTCTATGGCGCCGGCCTCCTCGGCAGCGTGATCATCTGCGCCGTCTTCTCGCTACCGGACTTCCAGGCGCCCGGCGGCCATGACCTGATATTGCTGGCCGCCTTCGGCCTTCTGGCAGCCATTGGCAATATCTTCATGATGCTGGCCTCGTTTTATGCCCCCGCCCCGATTGTCGGGCCTATCCAGTACAGCCAGATGCTCTGGGCGATTCTGCTCGGCTATCTCGTCTTCGGAGACAAGGTCGACTGGCCGATGGGCCTCGGCATCGTGCTGATCGTCGGCTCAGGTCTCCTGACGCTCATCCGCGAGCGCAAGCGCGACACGCCGCTCCCGCCGCCGGTGGCCGGCAAGTCGGATGCAGCGCTGGCGATCAAGCCGGATCAGGGGGAGACCTGA
- the recG gene encoding ATP-dependent DNA helicase RecG: MRSHLLDPLFASVASLSGVGPKLAQLLATLLGREDADDARVVDLLFLAPHRLIDRRHQPGIAHASQGSLVTITGRVDRHQPPPPGKNNMPYRIFLHDETGELALTFFRVKGNWLEKALPVDEIVMVSGKVDWFNGRPSMVHPDLMVKASEAENLPLVEPVYPLTAGLGPKVLRKAVESAVEKMPDLAEWVDATLAAKQGFASVRDSLVALHNPRDEKDIDPQAPARRRLAYDEFLAGQVSLALVRQKLRRVPGVPIRPTGELSGKIRAALPFTPTNSQVAAIEDVLKDMATDQRMLRLVQGDVGAGKTLVALFAMAAAVEAGGQAVLMAPTEILARQHHATLARLGAPAGLKIDVLTGRTKGKEREAILERIASGEAQIVIGTHALFQDAVIYKNLTLAVVDEQHRFGVHQRLRLTSKGISPHMLVMTATPIPRTLVLAAFGDMDVSKLTEKPAGRKPIQTVTVPTERVPDVIERLRSAIAEGKKAYWICPLVEETEDSELMSAEERHAVLAQFIKSPIGLVHGRMSGPEKDAAMLAFKNGETRLLVATTVVEVGVDVPDATIMVIEHAERFGLAQLHQLRGRVGRGDEASSCILLYKGPLGETGKARLSILRDSEDGFLIAEEDLKLRGEGELLGTRQSGTPGFKIASLEHHGDLLEIARKDAAYLLDRDPELTSERGEAVRTLLYLHRRDEAIRFLHAG, encoded by the coding sequence ATGCGTTCCCACCTTCTCGATCCCCTCTTTGCCTCCGTGGCTTCGCTCAGCGGAGTTGGTCCCAAGCTCGCCCAGCTTCTCGCAACCCTGCTCGGGCGCGAGGACGCGGATGATGCGCGGGTCGTTGACCTGCTTTTTCTCGCGCCACACCGGCTGATCGACCGGCGTCACCAACCCGGCATCGCCCATGCGAGCCAGGGCTCGCTGGTGACCATCACCGGCCGGGTTGACCGCCACCAACCGCCGCCACCGGGCAAGAACAACATGCCCTACCGGATCTTCCTGCATGACGAGACTGGGGAACTGGCCCTCACCTTCTTCCGGGTCAAGGGGAACTGGCTGGAAAAGGCGCTGCCGGTCGACGAAATCGTGATGGTTTCCGGCAAGGTCGACTGGTTCAACGGCCGGCCATCCATGGTACACCCAGACCTGATGGTAAAGGCGAGCGAGGCGGAGAACCTGCCGCTGGTCGAACCGGTCTATCCGCTGACGGCGGGGCTTGGACCGAAGGTGTTGCGCAAGGCTGTCGAATCCGCAGTCGAGAAGATGCCGGATCTTGCCGAATGGGTCGATGCGACGCTCGCGGCCAAACAGGGATTTGCCAGCGTACGCGACAGCCTCGTGGCTCTCCACAATCCGCGCGACGAGAAGGACATCGACCCGCAGGCCCCTGCCCGCCGCCGTCTCGCCTATGACGAATTCCTCGCTGGCCAGGTGTCGCTTGCCCTGGTCCGACAGAAACTCCGGCGTGTGCCGGGCGTGCCGATCAGGCCAACGGGTGAATTGAGCGGCAAGATCCGCGCCGCCCTGCCCTTTACACCGACCAATAGCCAGGTTGCCGCGATCGAGGACGTCCTGAAGGACATGGCAACGGACCAGCGCATGCTGCGGCTGGTTCAGGGCGATGTCGGGGCCGGCAAGACGCTCGTTGCGCTGTTTGCCATGGCCGCCGCGGTGGAAGCCGGCGGGCAAGCCGTGCTGATGGCGCCGACGGAAATTCTGGCGCGGCAGCATCATGCAACGCTCGCCAGGCTCGGCGCACCGGCTGGCCTGAAAATCGATGTACTCACGGGGCGAACCAAGGGCAAGGAACGCGAGGCGATCCTCGAGCGCATTGCCTCAGGCGAGGCGCAGATCGTCATCGGGACACATGCATTGTTCCAGGATGCCGTCATCTACAAAAACCTGACGCTCGCCGTGGTCGACGAGCAACATCGTTTCGGCGTGCATCAGCGGCTGAGGCTGACCTCCAAGGGGATTTCCCCGCATATGCTGGTCATGACGGCCACACCGATCCCCCGCACGCTGGTTCTGGCCGCCTTCGGCGACATGGACGTCTCCAAGCTCACGGAGAAGCCAGCGGGTCGCAAGCCGATCCAGACGGTGACCGTGCCGACAGAACGGGTGCCCGATGTCATCGAACGACTGCGTTCCGCCATTGCCGAGGGCAAGAAGGCCTACTGGATCTGCCCGCTGGTCGAGGAAACGGAAGACAGCGAACTGATGTCGGCGGAGGAGCGACACGCGGTGCTGGCGCAGTTCATCAAGTCCCCGATCGGCCTCGTGCACGGGCGGATGAGCGGGCCGGAAAAAGATGCCGCCATGCTCGCCTTCAAGAATGGCGAGACTCGGTTGCTGGTCGCCACCACGGTGGTCGAGGTTGGCGTCGATGTGCCCGATGCGACGATCATGGTGATCGAACATGCGGAGCGTTTCGGGCTCGCCCAGTTGCACCAGTTGCGCGGCCGTGTCGGACGTGGCGACGAAGCGTCGAGCTGCATTCTTCTCTACAAGGGCCCGCTTGGCGAAACCGGCAAGGCGCGGCTGTCGATCCTGCGCGATTCGGAAGACGGCTTTCTGATCGCCGAGGAGGATCTGAAGCTGCGTGGCGAGGGTGAGTTGCTGGGAACCCGCCAGTCAGGAACGCCGGGTTTCAAGATCGCCAGCCTCGAGCACCATGGCGACCTGCTGGAGATCGCCCGCAAGGATGCAGCCTACCTTCTGGATCGTGATCCGGAGCTGACCTCGGAGCGCGGAGAAGCCGTCAGGACGCTGCTCTATCTGCACCGTCGCGACGAGGCGATCCGCTTCCTGCATGCAGGGTGA
- a CDS encoding invasion associated locus B family protein, which produces MMFKLSNATRTAVSALALSFAATAMPVVAQAQEAAAPSEAKWFKTCAKQEESDVCVVQNQLVAANGQLITAVGLITVEGKVNRKLLQVTVPSARLIPPGVLMQIDGAKGTKLDYAVCLPDRCTAEIPLTDAIVDSLKKGGEVVFTSINFRRAPNPIKIPLSGFTGAYDGEAMSQSQAEERQRLLQEAMQKKQEERNKAITDAQNAAKQGN; this is translated from the coding sequence ATGATGTTCAAACTTAGCAACGCAACGCGGACGGCTGTGTCTGCACTCGCATTGTCCTTCGCTGCCACCGCCATGCCGGTTGTCGCGCAGGCTCAGGAAGCCGCAGCTCCCTCCGAGGCGAAGTGGTTCAAGACCTGCGCCAAGCAGGAAGAATCTGACGTCTGCGTCGTCCAGAACCAGCTTGTTGCCGCCAATGGCCAGCTGATCACGGCCGTTGGCCTGATCACGGTCGAAGGCAAGGTCAACCGCAAGCTGCTCCAGGTGACGGTTCCCTCGGCGCGTCTGATCCCGCCCGGCGTCCTGATGCAGATCGATGGCGCCAAGGGCACCAAGCTCGACTACGCCGTCTGCCTGCCGGATCGTTGCACCGCCGAAATTCCGCTGACGGATGCGATCGTCGACAGTCTGAAGAAGGGTGGCGAGGTCGTATTCACCTCGATCAACTTCCGCCGCGCGCCGAACCCGATCAAGATTCCGCTCTCCGGCTTTACCGGTGCCTACGATGGCGAGGCCATGTCCCAGTCGCAGGCCGAAGAGCGCCAGCGCCTCCTGCAGGAAGCCATGCAGAAGAAGCAGGAAGAGCGCAACAAGGCAATTACAGATGCCCAGAACGCTGCCAAGCAGGGCAACTGA
- a CDS encoding DsbA family oxidoreductase — protein MDRITIDLVSDVVCPWCYLGKARLELAIAEVQDEVSVDINWRPYQLNPDFPPEGVDQQVALAKKLGGKDKMDQAHAHLTSLGAEVGIDFDFDAIKVGPNTLDAHRLIHWAGQESRETQTRVVDLLFKANFEQGRNIGDPNVLLDIAAEAGLSRPVIESLLSGDADVSHVLSEVEAAKQMGVNGVPFFIFDQQYAVSGAQPPAELANALREIAKAKAEALRNLN, from the coding sequence ATGGACCGCATCACCATCGACCTCGTATCCGACGTGGTCTGCCCCTGGTGCTATCTCGGCAAGGCCCGGCTGGAGCTCGCGATTGCCGAAGTGCAGGACGAGGTCAGTGTCGACATCAACTGGCGCCCATATCAGCTCAATCCCGATTTTCCGCCCGAAGGTGTCGACCAGCAGGTCGCGCTCGCCAAGAAGCTCGGCGGCAAGGACAAGATGGACCAGGCGCATGCGCATCTGACGTCGCTCGGCGCCGAGGTCGGCATCGATTTCGATTTCGACGCAATCAAGGTCGGGCCGAACACGCTCGATGCGCACCGGCTGATCCACTGGGCCGGCCAGGAAAGCCGCGAGACGCAAACGCGCGTCGTGGATCTGCTGTTCAAGGCGAATTTCGAACAAGGCCGCAATATCGGCGATCCCAATGTGCTGCTCGACATTGCAGCGGAAGCAGGGTTGTCACGCCCCGTGATCGAATCGCTGCTGTCAGGGGATGCCGACGTGAGCCACGTTCTGTCCGAGGTAGAAGCGGCCAAGCAGATGGGCGTCAACGGCGTGCCGTTCTTCATCTTCGACCAACAATATGCCGTGAGCGGTGCCCAGCCGCCGGCGGAACTCGCCAATGCCTTGCGCGAAATCGCCAAGGCGAAGGCCGAGGCGCTGCGCAATCTGAATTGA